The Bremerella cremea sequence AAATTCGCCGGACAATTTTCGCCGCCCGAACCAAAGACGATTCGGTCGCGATTGCCCAAATCGTGATCTTGGGACAACCGGCAGGTCAAGCTCAGTGGCAGGAATTCGGACGAGACGTGAAGTGCGCGGTTGAGTTCCTCAACCCTCTTGCTGCCGAGCATGTCACCACCAGCGTGGAAGTTCTGCCGGAAACGGCCTGCCAACTCGGCGCGTTAGTCGGGCTTCTGTTGGCGGACTCAACCGGAACGCACCCTTCAATCGACTTCCTTAACCCGCGTAAAAAGCCCGAGGCCCCTGATCGTCGCCGGACTTATGTCCTCGCGGCCTTAGCAGCCGCTTGTGTGGTTTTAGTGGCAGGCTACGCAATCTGGAGCAGCATCGGCGCGAAAGATGCTCGCATCGCCGAGCTTAAAGCCGAAATCGCCAAGGTTCAGAAATCGAACGAACCTCTGTTGAAAGTGGAAGAGCAAATCATCGAGATCGACCAGTGGGTGGCCGCCGATGTGCAGTGGTTGGACGAGCTTTATCGTCTTTCCGACAAGATGCCATCCGCCGATGAAACGATCATCAAACAGCTTCACATGGGCACACGCACCGATGCCGGCGGTACGATCTCGTTCAACGGCTATGTATCCGACCATTCCGTAATCGCCAAGCTGGAAGGAAGCCTACGAGATGATTACCACCACGTGCAAGGCAAAGAAAGCAAGTATGAAGAATATGGCGACGGAGCTTACCACTGGAGCTTCCTAGAAAGCATCACCGTCGTTGACGACGAAGCGGATCGCTTTACCAATACTCCGGTCGCCGCTGCGGAGGAAGAAACAGAGTCGAGCCAATCCACGGACGACCAATCCACAGATAAAGAACCGGCCCCAGCAGAACCGGAAGCCAGCGAGCCCAAAGTTAGCGGCGCCGGAGAAACCGAAGCCGTGAGCACCGAAGAACCTCAGCAACCTGAAGAAATCGCCCCTATGCCAGCGAGCGAAACAGCAGAAGTCATCACCAACAAGCCCCAGGACCAATCATGAGCCAACGCGAACGATTTCTAGCCATCTTGGTTGGCGTCCTAGTGTTGGGCGTGGGTGGCTTCTACTTCATGAACCAATATTTCGACGCGGTCAAGCATCGCGATCGTCAAATCGATACTTTGGCGAAACGTCTGCGAAACGAGCAAGTCAAAGAAACCAAAGCCAAAAAAGCTTTGAGCCGTCTCGATACGTACCAAAAGCACGCCCTGCCTGAAAGCATACGCGCCAGCCAAGCTTTTTACCAAGACCGCCTACGCGAAACCTTGGAAGCCAATGGTTTTAGCAACGTTAGTGTCAAACCGAACAGCTTTCGCCGGGCAGGCAATCATGGCCAACATATCTTTAATCTGACCGGCAAAGCGACACTGGAAGAATTAGTGCAATTCACGTACGAATTTTATTCGTTCAACGTCCTGCACAAGTTCTCGAAGCTTACCGTCCTTCCTTCCAAGACGAGCGACAAACTCGACATTTCCATGGATGTGGCCGTCCTTAGTGTGGATGGAGCGAACGAAGTTCCTAACCCGGAATCGGTTCGCTTAAATCAATTGACGCACGGCAACGTAAAGGATTACCTGGACAAAATCGCCAGCCGCAATCTTTTCTCGCCTGCGAATAAGCCACCATTGTTTACCTCAAATACGTCTGCCGATGCCGAACTAGGCAATTCCTTCCAGTACCGCGTGAGTGCCAGCGACCCAGACAAAGACGACAAAGTGAGCTTCTATCTTGGCGAGAACCCTCCGGCTGGTCTCGAACTAAGCGAAAGCGGATCGCTTAAATGGACGCCGTCGGAATTGGGCGAGTTCAAGGTGACAATCGAAGCCCGCGACAGCCGAACCCCTGCCAAATCGACGACTCAGGAACTTGTCATTAATGTGAAGGATCCTCCGCCACCGGAAGAACCAAGCGTCAGTCCCCCTTCATTTGACGAAGCCAAATATACGTTCCTGACCGGCACCGTTACGGTGGGAGGCCAGCCGCGTGCTTGGCTTAACAACCGCCCGAAGAACCGCCAATTGCGGCTCGCCCCTGGCGAAACGTTTACGATCGGTACCCTCAAAGGGAAGGTGGTTGATGTTCGCGATCGTGAAGTGGTGATCGAAATCGAAGGAGATCTGCGCTTGCTATCAATCGGGCAACCCTTGGCCGACGCCCTTCCCATGGGGCCCTCTTAAAGTCTTGAGCGAAAACTTTGCAGCGCGCCCAATACGCTTGAAAAACCCTTTAGGCCAATAGCTAGCTATTGGCCTTTCGCTTTCTACGGGCTTTCTCTAGCCGTCAAAGTCTAACACCGCGCGAAGATTTATCGTCTGTAGCGGTTGAAATCGGTGTAGGGGTTAAACCCCACCTACCGAATATTCCATGTAGTGCGACGTGCGCGGTAATTCAGCTAATTTCAGCTGCGCCATGGAAGAGAGGACGACGGATGATCAGCCCCTACGGTCGAAGACTTATGACCCAAACCCTGGCTCA is a genomic window containing:
- a CDS encoding cadherin repeat domain-containing protein is translated as MSQRERFLAILVGVLVLGVGGFYFMNQYFDAVKHRDRQIDTLAKRLRNEQVKETKAKKALSRLDTYQKHALPESIRASQAFYQDRLRETLEANGFSNVSVKPNSFRRAGNHGQHIFNLTGKATLEELVQFTYEFYSFNVLHKFSKLTVLPSKTSDKLDISMDVAVLSVDGANEVPNPESVRLNQLTHGNVKDYLDKIASRNLFSPANKPPLFTSNTSADAELGNSFQYRVSASDPDKDDKVSFYLGENPPAGLELSESGSLKWTPSELGEFKVTIEARDSRTPAKSTTQELVINVKDPPPPEEPSVSPPSFDEAKYTFLTGTVTVGGQPRAWLNNRPKNRQLRLAPGETFTIGTLKGKVVDVRDREVVIEIEGDLRLLSIGQPLADALPMGPS
- the pilM gene encoding type IV pilus biogenesis protein PilM encodes the protein MAKKLAIEWDSQALRMVVARQRGSSITVDQAIVVPLSAAGEGLDSVEARAGRLLTEQVASFGLNKLPAILGINRASIELQVFSVPPVPEAELPDIVRFQAIRECANVGDDGVVDFVRLPMTKDGQSRVLAAAISAKQLKACHKLCNQAQIQPQSFYIRPFGAARLAASQSNLAGQTFLLVETLVDRVELTVVHQNEVVLTRSTRVPGETNTDEFLKTLQGEIRRTIFAARTKDDSVAIAQIVILGQPAGQAQWQEFGRDVKCAVEFLNPLAAEHVTTSVEVLPETACQLGALVGLLLADSTGTHPSIDFLNPRKKPEAPDRRRTYVLAALAAACVVLVAGYAIWSSIGAKDARIAELKAEIAKVQKSNEPLLKVEEQIIEIDQWVAADVQWLDELYRLSDKMPSADETIIKQLHMGTRTDAGGTISFNGYVSDHSVIAKLEGSLRDDYHHVQGKESKYEEYGDGAYHWSFLESITVVDDEADRFTNTPVAAAEEETESSQSTDDQSTDKEPAPAEPEASEPKVSGAGETEAVSTEEPQQPEEIAPMPASETAEVITNKPQDQS